One uncultured Carboxylicivirga sp. genomic window, TGGACGGGAGATTAATTGTTTAAAAAGAGAATTTGACGGTTGTTGGGTTGGAACTTCTGCTGGTCTGATGCATTCAATAGCTCCCAATCAAAGTTTTAAAGATATATCATTGACGTATGATGGTCATGAAGAAATAAAAAATATCAGTGCCATCATGATTGATAAGAGTGGATTAATGTGGTTAGGAACTCAAACAGACGGTATATTTAAAGTAGACCGTAAACCACCAAAATTCACCTCTATAACTAAAAACACTTCTGATTATCCATTGGGCAGTTATAACTTCAAATCAGTTTATGTTGACCAAAATGATGATCTTTGGTTAGGAACACAAAGTAAAGGTATATACTGTATTGAAAGGAAAAAAAGCAGTTTCAAGCATTATCCTATTGCACCGATTTACAGTAACGAAAATGATCCTGCTGTTCTTTCTATATTAAAAGATAAAGACGGAACTTTTTGGTTTGGAACCAATAAAGGGATTTATGTTCTTTATCCCGGGAAATCAACTTTAACAGAGTTTGATTATACCGAAAGTAGTGAGTTTCGTAATCTTCTTACATCTAACCAAATAAACGACATTATTCAAGATCGTCTTGGAAATATGTGGTTTGCTACACAGTTTGGTCTTTATCGTTTTAATGGCAAAAAACTTACGAGCTACTTTGCTGATGAAGATAATGAAGCCAGCTTGTGTAATGATGAGATCAATGCCTTGTTTGAAGATGATGAAGGGTGGATTTGGATTGGTACCGATGATGGTGTTAATATTTTTGATGTGGCTGAGGAAAAGTTTAGCAGGATACAGAATACCATTGGAGAAGATCTTGTGATAAGCCATAATATCATTTTATCCTTTGCTCAGGATGCCGAAAAAAGAGTTATTATCGGAACTCAATCGGGTCTTTCTTACTTTGATAAAAAAACAAGAACATCAGGTTTTTGGGCCGATAATAATGAGTTGACCACCAGTAAGGTTTACTCACTGGAAGTAGATGGCTACAACAGAATCTGGATGAGTTCGGGTAATGGTGTTTCATACCTTATTACAGATCAGACTTTTTTTAGATTTAATGCGAAAGATGGTGTGCCTAATGTGACTTTCAACAATGGTGCTTCATTCAATAATGCCAATAAAGAGTTATTGTTTGCAGGCGATAAAGGATTAACCATCATCAAACCAGACTCGATCAGATTGAATCTTATTCGTCCGGAAGTTGTTATAACCAATGTTCAATTAAGGCAAAAAGGTAATTTAATAGAAGATTATCAAGGTAATATCACAGATATTTCTTTCAAGTACAGCCGGAATTCGCTATTGCATGTAGAATTTGCCGCAATGGAATTTACCAATCCACTGTATAACTCATATAAAGTATTCCTTGAAGGATATGATGATAACTGGAGAAGTATTTCAAATAATAACTATGTTGATTTTTCAAACCTGTCACCGGGAGAGTATACTTTAAAGATAACAGGAGCAAATAGTGATTCAGTGCGTAATAATACGCCAACAGAGTTAAAGATCACCATTAATCCTCCTTTATGGATGTCGAATTATGCCTATATCTTTTACTTTATATTTGGGTTTTTCATTATTCAAACCTTTATTAATTATCGTGTCAGAAAGTATAGGAAAGCCTATAAGGTTTTAAGAGATAGTGCTGAGGATAAATTAAAAATTGAAAAACAGAAAGAAGACCTTTCTAATATTCACCAAAGTCTGACAGATAGTATTAGTTACGCGAAAAGAATTCAGGAAGCCATGATTCCGTCTGAAAAGATGGTAAAACAGATCTTCCCTGAGTCGTTTGTTTATTATCGTCCAAAGGATATTGTAAGTGGCGATTTTTACTGGACATTTGAGCGGAATGATAAGGTTTTTGTTGCTGCAGTTGATTGCACTGGTCATGGTGTTCCGGGAGCCTTTATGTCAATTATTGGTTTCGACCTTATTAAAAATATTATCGAAATACAGGGCATTGAATGTCCGGAGATGGTGCTTAATAAGTTGAATGATGAAGTAGTTCATACCTTCAGTAATAATGGATATGATGGAAATCTGAAACGTGATGTGAATGATGGAATGGATTTAGCCTTGGTGGTATATGATAAGAAACGTCAGGAAATTGAGTTTGCTGGAGCCATGAATCCTATTTATATCATTAAGGATAATGAAATAGAGGTTCATAAAGGGGATAGGTATCCTATTGGATTTAAGACTGATAGTCCAGAGTTATTCAAGAAGAAGGTGATTCCTGTTTCGAAAGATGATATTATTTATTTATTCTCAGATGGTTATGCAGATCAATTTGGTGGGGCAGAAGGTAAAAAATTCAAATACCGTCGTTTCCGTCATTTGTTGTTGAATATTCATAAGTTACCGATTGAAGACCAGAAGGCTATCCTTCATCAAAAGATGGAAGAATGGATGGGTAGCGAGCACGAACAGGTAGATGATATGCTACTGATAGGATTAAAGTTTTAATCGAAAATATTGTACTGAAGATAAAAAGGCTCACCTGGGTGAGCCTTTTGTTTATTGTTAGTTTGTATTACGAGCTTAAATGCTGTTTGATTTTTTTAATAAGATCTTCCGGTTGAAAAGGCTTACTGATATAATCATCCATTCCTACAGCCATACATTTTTCTTTGTCTTCAGGGAATGCATTAGCGGTTACAGCAATAATAGGAGTATGTGTTCCGGTACTCTTTTCAATTTCACGAATTTTCTGAGTGGCTTTGAAACCATCCATAATTGGCATTTGAACATCCATCAGAATAAGATCGTATTTAGCTTTACCAAACTTATCCAATGCTTCTTTTCCATTAAAGGCAACTTCAATTTTCTGCACCTCGTTCTTGATATACAGAATGATGATTTGCTGGTTTGAGAAGTTATCTTCTACCAATAAAATATTGGCATCTGCCATATCAACTTTTGGCTTAAAGTAGTTGCCATTTTGCTTGGTAGGTTCAATAATCGAATTAATGGATTGACTCTTCAAATTTTCTTTAAAAGAAGCCGTAAATTCAAATGCTGTATTAACCGATCCAGGGTAAATATCGAGTTGGTTACCATCCATCTCAATAATCTTTTGGGTGATACCTAATTCCAAAAGATTGATGTATTTATTGGTGTTTAGTCTAATAATTTCTCTGGAGTAAAAAGCCTCCTCCTTCAATTCTTCTTTTGGCAGTGGAACAATAGTATTGCTAACGATTCTGAATTTAAGAACCAGTTTGTTGGGTAAGGTTTCTTTACGGGTAACTTCAATGGTAACCTGTTTATTTTCTGATTTGTTGTATTTAAGAATGCTATTCAGAAGATTAAGGAAAATCTGTTTGATTTTTATACTGTTACCGATAACATTATTCGGAATGTCTGCCGATAATGAAATGTCAAACTGCTTTTTGTCGTTTTCGTCCTGGAAGAGTTTGATTGTATTGTTGATGGTTGAGTATAAATTAAAACTTATCTCTTCATCAGGTATCTGACTGAAATTGGTGGTTGTGGCAGCAACCATGCTGTTAACCACATTTACCAGATTGTTTGATGAAGCATGAATTGTATTTATATAATCTCTTTGATCATCACTCAGGTTAGTTTTTTCAAGTATGTCAATGATCCCGGTTATATTACTAAGGGGTGTTCGAATCTGATGCGATAGTTTTGAAATCAGTTCTTCCTGTGTTTTATTGAAATTCTGAGAATTCAACATTCTTAATTCTTTGTTTAAAATAATCTCAGAAAACGAATGATGAACAGCATATCCAACAATGATCATGGCAAACATTACCCCTGAATACATTATTTTTTGAGGTAATGAATACTTATGAACCAAAGGTAAAATACCGCTTAGACCAAAAAGATAGCCAACTACAATAAGAAAAAATATGAGTGAAATGATGGTGCCTTTATTCTTTCCTATAAGTGAGAATATAAATGTTGGGAAGAGAACAATCCATATAATACTCAAACCAGTGCTTCCGCCAAATACTATCAGATAAAGAAAAATGAGAATGGCAAAAAAAGCAAATGAGTTTCTAATTCCAATTGAATGGGCTTTACGACCCAGATATAGAAAATGAAATCCAAAAATAAGACTAAAGATCAGCAGTGGTATTGCATAAAAGGTCTGATCTGTTAGTAAAGTGAAAATCCCATCAACAAAAACAACCATGAAAAGAATGAAATAAATCAAATTTCGCATCATGATTGGGGTTTGTTCTTCTATGTCAGCTTTTTCCTCTCTGTCGAAAACAAATAACGAAAGTATTTTATTTAATAATATCATTTTCAGTGTATAAATTTCTTAACCCTAAATATATAAAAAACTGCTGTAGTTAAGTCGCCAATAATTTATTAAGGTTAGATATAGGAAACTTTAATTTAGCTAACAAATGTATTTAATTGTTATAGATAAAGAAACAAAATTTAGAAAATTAAAGGAGTGTTCATATTGTAAGTTTTTAGTTATGGATGCAATATTTTAGATAACTTTGTGTATATATAAGTAGATCACAGAAGATAATTAAAGCTGCTGATGACACTCAATTTATACCTAAAAGAAATTAGATGATGAAAAGGACTGCTTTATTAATTTTGTTAGTTGTCTCTGTCTTTGCAGGGATCAAAGCCTCGAACGATCACTTACCAACAAAAGAAGACTACAAAGCTTTTTTAAAAAGTAAAACATTGGTTGTAATGGATACCAATCCAATGAGTGACTTTAATTTTAAAATAAAAGAGGTGATGAAAGATGTCTGGAATCTTACCGATTATGAATTTATCACTCAAAAAGAATTTGAAGAAAAAGTGGGAGATCCGTCTTATTCTTTTCTTTTATCAACAACTGTAACATTTTCGATGGATAAAACAAAAGCACGTTATACATTCTTAAGTTTGTTGATGGGCAAGCCAGAAACAGAAGTCAGAGATTTACCTGATCTGTGTTCCATTCCATTGTCTTACTTGAGGGTTGAGGATGATAGCTATGCATACAAAATGGAAGTATTTGTCCGTTTTATTCAGGATCATGTTAAACTGATGAATGCACAGCCTGAATTAATAAAGGCCAATGTATTTAAGTATTACAACAAAAACACCGAGTCACTCAAGAATAAAACACTCTATTTGGTAAAGGATGATTTATCCCCAGATGTTAATTCTATGTCGAAGTTGCAAAAATATTACCCTTATGATGTAAAAATTGTAACACAGGACGATATTGAAGAAGTTTTAAAGAAACGGGATCCGAATGTTGTAATATTACACAAGGTGGGACCGGAAGGTACAAAATATAAAGCCAGATGTTATAAAATACTGGTTGGGGCAGCAGATTCACGATTCTACTATTTCGATTATCATATGGTAAGTTCTAAAAGGCCTGATGGTTTGTTAGATAGTGATCTGAAGCAAATGGGTTCGAGATAAATTAATAATCAAATAATGTCAGACGATAAAAAGATCATATTTAGTATGGTGGGAGTCAGTAAGACTTTTCCGCCACAAAAAAAGGTATTGAATAATATCTATCTCTCGTTTTTTTACGGAGCCAAAATTGGAATCATTGGATTAAACGGTTCAGGTAAGTCAACGCTTTTAAAGATTATTGCCGGGGTAGAAAAAAATTACGAAGGGAATGTTGTTTTTTCACCGGGTTATTCGGTAGGATACCTGGAGCAAGAGCCTCAGCTGGATGAAAATAAAACTGTTAAAGAAGTTGTGCAGGAAGGTGTTCAAGAGATTGTGGATATTCTAAAGGCATATGAAGCCGTTAATGAACGATTCGGAGATCCTGAAGTGTTGGAAGATCCTGATAAAATGCAGGCTTTGATGGATGAACAGGCTGCTTTACAGGAGAAGATTGATCAGCATGATGCATGGAACCTGGATACCAAGCTGGATAGAGCAATGGATGCATTGCGTTGCCCGCCCGAAGATCAGAAGATTGCCGTATTATCTGGTGGCGAAAAACGTAGGGTTGCCCTATGTCGGTTATTACTGCAGGAGCCTGATATTCTCTTATTGGATGAGCCAACCAACCATTTGGATGCTGAATCGGTACAATGGTTAGAACAACATCTTCAACAATACAAGGGAACTGTTATTGGTATTACGCACGATCGTTATTTCCTTGATAATGTTGCTGGTTGGATACTGGAA contains:
- a CDS encoding response regulator, which encodes MILLNKILSLFVFDREEKADIEEQTPIMMRNLIYFILFMVVFVDGIFTLLTDQTFYAIPLLIFSLIFGFHFLYLGRKAHSIGIRNSFAFFAILIFLYLIVFGGSTGLSIIWIVLFPTFIFSLIGKNKGTIISLIFFLIVVGYLFGLSGILPLVHKYSLPQKIMYSGVMFAMIIVGYAVHHSFSEIILNKELRMLNSQNFNKTQEELISKLSHQIRTPLSNITGIIDILEKTNLSDDQRDYINTIHASSNNLVNVVNSMVAATTTNFSQIPDEEISFNLYSTINNTIKLFQDENDKKQFDISLSADIPNNVIGNSIKIKQIFLNLLNSILKYNKSENKQVTIEVTRKETLPNKLVLKFRIVSNTIVPLPKEELKEEAFYSREIIRLNTNKYINLLELGITQKIIEMDGNQLDIYPGSVNTAFEFTASFKENLKSQSINSIIEPTKQNGNYFKPKVDMADANILLVEDNFSNQQIIILYIKNEVQKIEVAFNGKEALDKFGKAKYDLILMDVQMPIMDGFKATQKIREIEKSTGTHTPIIAVTANAFPEDKEKCMAVGMDDYISKPFQPEDLIKKIKQHLSS
- a CDS encoding two-component regulator propeller domain-containing protein, with protein sequence MGRQTIAMLLNLKSLIFRLLWVLLLSSSVNGLLCAENWSVKHYCISEGLSNSDVTAIFQDSYGFIWVGTSDGLNRYDGYKFDVYRHNPIDSASIIGNSIQSIIETKNGDIWIGTKNSGIAIWKRKDGSFTNLGIDSEPFKSLKECGIYGMLADGDKVWVKTRNYIFQIEQTLERFESYGHYSSVFKSGTGIAYPITFHNNKLWVGSKDGIHQFEVSNKTFNRVTLGRENQDAEISDLVELNDSCLLLSTLSDITLFNTKNNTIQRVYSNSLWNNGREINCLKREFDGCWVGTSAGLMHSIAPNQSFKDISLTYDGHEEIKNISAIMIDKSGLMWLGTQTDGIFKVDRKPPKFTSITKNTSDYPLGSYNFKSVYVDQNDDLWLGTQSKGIYCIERKKSSFKHYPIAPIYSNENDPAVLSILKDKDGTFWFGTNKGIYVLYPGKSTLTEFDYTESSEFRNLLTSNQINDIIQDRLGNMWFATQFGLYRFNGKKLTSYFADEDNEASLCNDEINALFEDDEGWIWIGTDDGVNIFDVAEEKFSRIQNTIGEDLVISHNIILSFAQDAEKRVIIGTQSGLSYFDKKTRTSGFWADNNELTTSKVYSLEVDGYNRIWMSSGNGVSYLITDQTFFRFNAKDGVPNVTFNNGASFNNANKELLFAGDKGLTIIKPDSIRLNLIRPEVVITNVQLRQKGNLIEDYQGNITDISFKYSRNSLLHVEFAAMEFTNPLYNSYKVFLEGYDDNWRSISNNNYVDFSNLSPGEYTLKITGANSDSVRNNTPTELKITINPPLWMSNYAYIFYFIFGFFIIQTFINYRVRKYRKAYKVLRDSAEDKLKIEKQKEDLSNIHQSLTDSISYAKRIQEAMIPSEKMVKQIFPESFVYYRPKDIVSGDFYWTFERNDKVFVAAVDCTGHGVPGAFMSIIGFDLIKNIIEIQGIECPEMVLNKLNDEVVHTFSNNGYDGNLKRDVNDGMDLALVVYDKKRQEIEFAGAMNPIYIIKDNEIEVHKGDRYPIGFKTDSPELFKKKVIPVSKDDIIYLFSDGYADQFGGAEGKKFKYRRFRHLLLNIHKLPIEDQKAILHQKMEEWMGSEHEQVDDMLLIGLKF